From Skermanella sp. TT6, a single genomic window includes:
- a CDS encoding ComEA family DNA-binding protein → MELDKKTVAGAVAAVAVGAIGAAVAYTALAGDEGNAEAGQPKQPRPEAKPAGQDEAAPTGAININQAPPSHLTTLKHIGKARAKRILANRPFRSVDELVSRGLVPEEVLARHRDRLTV, encoded by the coding sequence GTGGAACTGGACAAGAAGACCGTCGCCGGAGCCGTCGCCGCGGTTGCCGTGGGCGCCATCGGTGCCGCCGTCGCCTACACCGCCCTTGCCGGCGATGAAGGAAACGCGGAGGCCGGGCAGCCGAAGCAACCCCGTCCCGAGGCCAAGCCGGCCGGACAGGACGAGGCCGCGCCGACCGGGGCGATCAACATCAACCAGGCGCCGCCCAGCCATCTTACGACCCTGAAGCATATCGGGAAAGCGCGCGCCAAGCGCATCCTGGCGAACAGGCCCTTCAGGTCGGTGGACGAACTGGTCAGCCGCGGGCTGGTTCCGGAGGAGGTGCTGGCCCGGCACCGCGACCGGCTGACGGTCTGA